The following is a genomic window from Elaeis guineensis isolate ETL-2024a chromosome 10, EG11, whole genome shotgun sequence.
GAAAAAGATCAGGTGAGCAACAATGATCCTAGCTTTTCTCAAATAATCTTAAATTTGGACTACTTTTGTTTCTTTTGCCATGGAAGACTAAACTTGATGCTATATCTGCAGCTCCACATTGAGCAGAGAGCTGGCAGGGTATTTACAGGATGGCAGGAAGGGAGGATATGTTTCCCTCCAACTTACAAATACCTTCACAATGCTGACCGTTACGCTGTCAAACCTGCAAAATTTGGAGATAAGAGACGCACCCCAGCTTGGTACGCTCGGTCCCGCTGCCATTTTCCTTACTCTACTACTTAAACGAGCCAAAAATGAGGCTAACATAATTTCTGCAACGAATAAATGACCTACAATAAGGAattgataaagaaaagaaaagaaaagaaagcaagGAATCTTGTCTGGTGAACTTATAAGCTAATCATAGCGCCAACTGTAGCAGAATTAACTAGTGTTAATGTGCTTGTGATACTTGTGCAGGTGCGACAGGATCCTATGGCGAGGGAAGGGAATGAAACAGATGTGGTATACAAGAGGCGAGTTGCGATTCTCTGACCATAGACCTGTATATTCCCTCTTCTCTGTACAACTCGATAACTGTGAGGACAAGGAGGCAGCAGCAGTGGCTAGGGACAAGGACCCAAAGCACAACTTCTACAACAGGGCCAGGAGATCAGGGCCTACAACCACTACCTCCATGGCCAACGGTAGCAGTGGCAACTCATCATCATCAGCATCATGCGGAAGGGTCCAGGCAGAGGAGCTGCTCGAAACGAGAATGAAAAGTTGTTTGAGCTCATCCAGATTCAGACCCATCCACCCCTCACCGTGCTAGTTCTTTGCTTTGGACCTCCAATACTTATCCTTTCTTTTTTGTAAAGCGATGCAGCGGAGGAAAAGAGAAGTCTGCTACTCTCGAAGTGGAGAAAGCAAAAGAGGAGGTTTTAAAAGAAAGAAGTGGGCCGACCACCCGCTCTTCTTAGTTCAAGTTTAGTTTCTTGTCGTCGTGGTCGTTGTTCGCCAGAGTAATTAGTTGAGACTGCTAATGGATGGAACCATGCAAGTGGACATGCGGGGATCCGGGCCCAAAGCCACACCCTGCGTGCATGGCAGCCTTTAGCTTCTTCGGCATGAGCCATCGAATTTTAGCGGGTCTAATCATATTGGCCTTCGGGTAAGGAGGAAAGCATATGGAACGTGGGGTCCTTTTTGTACCACACACAGTTTTTCCTTTGCTTGTTTGTATTTGTAATCTCGAGTGAGAGGGTAGGATAAAAAAGCTAGGAGGGATGGAGGCTTCTGCACATATTATTCTTCATTTTCATATGGCTTGTTTCTATGCGTTGGTATTGTGTCTGATTTGAGTGAACAGATCCAAATCGTCTTAATGCTGGATGGGGAAGATTGTGTCACAGATTTCCTGAATGAGATGATGAAGAAATCGGGAAATAGCGTCACAAAAAATGTGTCATAAAAATGGCAAAAAATTTCACCAAACACCAGATTCAGGTTAAAAGAGCATTGGCAACGAAATGCTCGAGAGCCACAGCAAATACTGAAAGAGGGTCATGTAACACGGATTCGAAACCCACAGAGCTGCATGAAAAGAAGTACAAAGCGGGAGACCAAAGCGAAAACATGCTGTAGTCCCAACTTGCTCAAAAGTGAACCAACAACCACCCATTCATGAACTGGACCATCACCCACGCTCCAACACATCGCCATTATAATATTTACACTGCTAATACATATCCCAACACTGCTGCACATACTCTGCTAcacattttttcttttggtagaAACCACAAGCTGACTCTGTAGCGCAGGTAACAATTCAAGCCAACACTTGCTGCTTCTGTCACAAATTCCTTCAACCTACAATCAATCCCAGCTCTATTTTACTAGCTTCGCCTTCCTATCAAATTAGTCAAACGTATACTCTCTTATTTTTCACCTTCTAGTTCGAGCACACCTCAGGCCAACGTCACAAGCTGTAAGTAGCGATCACCTGGTACCAAATCGCCTACGATGGAAGAAAACTAGGGAGGTTCTATTTCATATGTTATCACACACAATGATGGTGCAGGTGTCCTTTGTAGCTGAAGGTTAGATGGCTAATCTGAGTGCATCCGCCTCTAACCAAATACAGTTAAGGAGCCCATCTAGTCGAGTCTGTTTCTGGGGAAAATGAATTTTGAGATTATAATTTGTATCCGAGGATAAGTAGGGATCCCTAAATTTTGGCCACGCTGGTAGGACAAGAAAATAGAGTAAAATATTACACAGCATTGTAGCTACGCGTGCTTCAAGATTTTGCTCATATAAGTCACCAACAGACCACCCACCCCATAGTGTATGCTAGACAAAAGTGTAAAAGAATGCCATGGCCTCAGTAGGAAAGATAGAATAGAAGGAACACAGTTCGCGGTCCCATGCCAAAAAATAAAGCCAATAGGTTCCCCAGCACCGGAAGAACTACATTACACACCAGACCAGTAGTTGCAAAGAATGAAAGGATTAAAAATACAAGCACTCACAATGTAATGATTATCTTCATAACAACATTGACCTGTAACAAGATAATTAGTTCCCAACAAAGTTAACACCCACCCCACCACCATCACCGATTGTTCACTCAGGAACCACAGCAAGCAGACTTTGCTGGTGCACTGCCCTCAGCAGCCGCCTGGTCCGGTTTGTTGATCTTAATTGTTCGATCCTACAATAGGCAATAAATTTAGTACCATAGCAGAGAGTTCTAAGGACTTCCATCACAGAAAAGAGTCTTTCCCACCTCAGGTTTGGTATCAGTTTCTGCAAGCCTTTGTTTGATATCTCTAGCTATTGAAAAGAAGACTTGCTCCACATTTAGATTCGTCTTTGCACTCTGCAATATATGATATCCCATATAAGTGTAAAAGATAAAAACATTTTACAGAGGAGCAGAATGGGCATCAATACTCACAGTTTCAAAAAACTTGATGCCATACTCATCCGCAAGTGCTTGGCCCCTTGAAGTAGGCACAGCCTGGTTTAAGGAAGTTCATTACAAAGAGATGCAACAAACAGGTGGCAGAAAAGACAATTAAGCATCCTTGGTGATCATGAAGATTACCAAGATGACAGAGGATCAAACAAACTACTGGCAATGAGAATAGACAACACAAATGGCCAAAACAAAGTGGGTCTTCATGGAGCATACCCTTTTGCTTTCATCCATGTCAGCCTTGTTACCCACAAGAATTTTGTTCACATTATCAGAAGCATGTTGTTCAATGTTTCGGATCCAGTTCCTTATGTCTGTGTGCAAGAACCAGACATGATGAGAATCAGAGAAAATggcataaatcataaattataaaGGGGGGAAATAGCATTCGAAGTGATTACTGTTGAAAGATGACTCATCAGTGACATCGTAGACAAGCAAAATACCCATGGCCCCTCGGTAGTAAGCTGAAGAAGGAATAAGTGAAACAAGGTTACTCCAGAAATCTTTGGACAAAAGAATCtactatatgcataaaaatataaccaGTCCAAAGGTCCAAATGAAAAGAAGCAACAAAACCTACCAGTTGTAATTGTTCGAAACCGTTCCTGGCCAGCTGTATCCCATATTTGAAGCTTAATCCGCTTGCCATCCAGCTCAATTGTTCTTATCTTAAAATCAATGCTGCACAAAGACCATAACTGCAGGATTAGAGCTAGCATACACTAGTGAAATAGGATAGAAtttttaacatatatatatatatatatatatatatatatatatatatatatatatatatatatatatatatatatatgtcatgcAAAATTAAGAACTAATAAAAGCAGACTTTAAGAGCTCGAAAAACGTCCCACCCAATTGTTGTAATGAAACTGGTAGTGAAGGAGCCATCCGAGAAACGGAGGAGGAGGCAACTTTTACCAACACCTACAAAAGGAGGAATTGATGTCAAGGTGCTTGAAATCCAAAAGGTGTGTACAGCATCTACATATCAACAAAAAGATTCTCTGGTATAAAAAGGGTCTTTTTTATTTCACTTGGACTATCAGTCAGCTTTCGATATGTCTTGTTTGAGGGAAACATTCATTCTGATTTTTCTATTTCTTATCATTCTGGTATATCTACTGTATTATAAGCTAGAACATACATCATAACTCTCCTAATGGATTCAGAGTAAAAGTAGGTAATGTTGTTTTGAACATTTCAAGATCATAGAAATAGAGCATAGTTCTGCCCAGAAGCTTTCCTCGGTTTCACCACCCTATAGACAAGGTCACAGACTTACAGTAGAGCAAGCAAGAAGGAAAAgaaccaaaaagaagaagaaaagaaatgaaaagtcTAGAAGAGAAAATTAAACTCTGCAATTGCATGCGTCCAGAATACCCTCCCTTAATCTATGTCTTTTTCACAATTGCATCCAAAACCTCCAAACTTGTAAAGCAATCGCTATTAACATTACAAACTTGGACCCCGTTGGAACAACATATAGAGAAACATCAAATTTTCTCTAAAACTTCTACTGACTATAAGACTTCCAAGTAAACTAACAAGGCAACtatgaatttttgacattaagTTATAGAAAGAATTGCCAGCATAAATTTAGTTCCATGCCACCAAAATTGGCGCAGAGTCAAGACAACTCAAATCTGAAAAGCAAATTTATAACATCCTTACAATAGGATaggtttatatacatatatatccatCCATCCATGCAGTGTCAAGACAACTCAAATCTGAAAAGCAAATTTATAACATCCTTACGATAgggtaggtatatatatatatatatatatatatccgtcCATCCATCCTTACGATAGGGtaggtttatatatatatagacatccatccatccat
Proteins encoded in this region:
- the LOC105032840 gene encoding ras-related protein RABE1c, which encodes MAAPPARARADYDYLIKLLLIGDSGVGKSCLLLRFSDGSFTTSFITTIGIDFKIRTIELDGKRIKLQIWDTAGQERFRTITTAYYRGAMGILLVYDVTDESSFNNIRNWIRNIEQHASDNVNKILVGNKADMDESKRAVPTSRGQALADEYGIKFFETSAKTNLNVEQVFFSIARDIKQRLAETDTKPEDRTIKINKPDQAAAEGSAPAKSACCGS